ACCTTCTCGTACACCCCGTGCGCATCCTCGGTGGCGAGCAGCATGCGGCGCAGTCCGTACGGCCTCAGGTGGTCGCGGATGCTTCCGACGAAGGCCGTGCCGACGCCCTTGCCGCGCACCGAAGGGTCCACGTACACATCGGCGAGCCAGGCGAACAGGGCCTGGTCGGTGACCACGCGCGCGTACGCCACCTGCTCCCCGGAGGCCGCCTCGTACACCCCGAAGTTGAGCGAGGACGCCATCGCGCGCTCGTGCTGCTCGCGGGGCCGGCCGATCGCCCAGTAGGCGTCGGCCGACAGCCAGCCGTGGACGCGGTCCAC
The genomic region above belongs to Streptomyces sp. CG1 and contains:
- a CDS encoding GNAT family N-acetyltransferase, encoding MSETPTLPDGYEFSADTARVDVDRVHGWLSADAYWAIGRPREQHERAMASSLNFGVYEAASGEQVAYARVVTDQALFAWLADVYVDPSVRGKGVGTAFVGSIRDHLRPYGLRRMLLATEDAHGVYEKVGFRPLDRPDQWMIHLFG